AAAGGCGAGGTTGTCGCGGACCACGTTGTGGCTGGCCAGATCGAGCGATACCTCCAGGTTGGCTTCCTTAGCCAGGCGCACGGCGGTTTCGAACAGCCGGTGGTTCTGCACCATATAGCCTTCGATATGGAAAATATCGTAGCCGGAAAACAGCTCCGCCCGCAGATCGGAGTCGGCCAGTTCCACCGCCGAGCCGAGGAAGGTGGCGAAGGTGCGCTCCGAATCGGGAGTGATGAAGCCCAGCGCCCGCCCGGTCTGGGCGCGGCCGAAAAACATACGCGTGGCCACACCGTGTTTTTTCATTTCACCGTCGAAAAAAGCCCCATAGGCGTCATGGCCGATCTTGCCGATATAACCGGTGCCGATGCCCAGGCGCGCCAGGCCGCTGATGGTGTTGGCCGCCGAACCGCCGCAGGTCTCCTGCTTTTCCAGGCCGGCGACCCCGGCCAGAATGGCGTTGATCTGCGCTTCCGCAACCAACGTCATGCAGCTCTTGGGGAGCTGCAGCGACAAAAGCAGGCGCTCGTCGCCGATGCGGATCAGGATGTCAACCAGGGCGTTGCCCAGACCGAGTACTTTTTTCATGAATTATCCTTGGGTGAAAGGACTGGAGCCCT
This sequence is a window from Candidatus Aminicenantes bacterium. Protein-coding genes within it:
- a CDS encoding adenosine kinase is translated as MKKVLGLGNALVDILIRIGDERLLLSLQLPKSCMTLVAEAQINAILAGVAGLEKQETCGGSAANTISGLARLGIGTGYIGKIGHDAYGAFFDGEMKKHGVATRMFFGRAQTGRALGFITPDSERTFATFLGSAVELADSDLRAELFSGYDIFHIEGYMVQNHRLFETAVRLAKEANLEVSLDLASHNVVRDNLAFLQDMVSRYVDIVFANEDEAMTFSGKKSPHEALVTISPHCRIAVVKLGKKGSLIKHNNERHEIGCIPAKAVDTTGAGDLYAAGFLYGLIREYPLPVCGRIGSLLSGKVVEVIGAKLDEDKWREVEAALPKLIS